In the genome of Candidatus Ruthia magnifica str. Cm (Calyptogena magnifica), one region contains:
- a CDS encoding YhjD/YihY/BrkB family envelope integrity protein, translating to MNYFSFYEVIYGALSMLLLFILWIYFSWVVVLFGASSSFCFHQTKNQ from the coding sequence ATCAACTATTTTTCTTTTTATGAAGTGATTTATGGTGCATTATCCATGCTATTGTTATTTATACTTTGGATATATTTTTCTTGGGTTGTGGTGTTATTTGGTGCAAGTAGCAGTTTTTGCTTTCATCAGACAAAGAATCAATAA
- a CDS encoding riboflavin synthase — MFTGIIQIVGKIKSIKAGVFCFEAQGSFFNEVKIGDSISVNGVCLTAIEIGDDYFKADISQETFRYTIFNHLGINNSVNLEKALRLNQGIDGHLVSGHVDGIAKVVDRFIEGESTRFKISTPKNLIKYISKKGSICINGVSLTVNNINDCVFDINIVPYTLKATTLGGLKINNEVNLEVDIIVRYLEQLLHH, encoded by the coding sequence ATGTTTACAGGTATTATTCAAATCGTTGGTAAGATTAAAAGTATCAAGGCAGGCGTATTTTGTTTTGAGGCACAAGGTTCGTTTTTTAACGAGGTTAAAATTGGCGACAGTATTTCTGTGAATGGAGTGTGTTTAACCGCTATTGAGATAGGTGATGATTATTTTAAAGCCGACATTTCACAAGAAACATTCAGGTATACAATTTTTAATCACTTAGGTATTAACAATTCAGTTAACCTTGAAAAAGCACTAAGGCTTAATCAAGGCATTGATGGGCATTTGGTCAGTGGCCATGTTGACGGTATTGCTAAAGTTGTTGATCGATTTATTGAAGGTGAATCAACACGTTTTAAAATTAGTACGCCTAAGAATTTGATAAAATACATCTCTAAAAAAGGTTCTATTTGTATTAACGGTGTGAGTTTAACAGTCAATAATATTAACGATTGCGTGTTTGATATCAACATTGTGCCGTACACACTAAAAGCCACAACATTAGGTGGATTGAAAATAAATAACGAAGTTAATCTTGAAGTTGACATTATCGTCAGATACCTTGAACAATTATTACATCATTAA
- the ribB gene encoding 3,4-dihydroxy-2-butanone-4-phosphate synthase, which yields MKSSIEEILKDYSQGKMIILMDDEDRENEGDLIIPATTVTKEDINFMATHGRGLICLTLTQERCKQLNLSLMVAQNNDTNGTNFTISIEAVEGVTTGISAADRAKTILDAVAKDAKPDDIVQPGHIFPLMSQPGGVLIRAGHTEAGCDLARLAGLEPASVIVEILNEDGSMARRDDLEIFAKKHDIKLGTIEDLISYRVENEKTIERINEREFKTEFAIFRLISFLDSIHNETHLALIKGKISSNTDTCVRVHMEDAFKDVLQEKSNSFSVIAALKYIAKLDSGVLLLLRMQTDQSILENIDNVNGNIRDDIKTYGVGAQILSDLGIKRMKILGSHRKLYGLKGFGLEVTEYIDTSK from the coding sequence ATGAAATCTAGTATTGAAGAAATTTTAAAAGACTATAGCCAAGGCAAAATGATTATCCTAATGGATGATGAAGATCGTGAAAATGAAGGGGATTTAATAATCCCTGCTACAACTGTTACTAAAGAAGATATTAATTTCATGGCGACTCATGGTCGCGGTTTGATTTGCTTAACCTTAACACAAGAGCGCTGTAAACAGCTTAATTTATCACTTATGGTCGCGCAAAATAATGATACGAATGGTACTAACTTTACCATTTCAATTGAGGCGGTAGAAGGTGTAACCACAGGTATTTCAGCAGCAGACAGAGCTAAAACAATACTTGATGCAGTGGCAAAAGATGCTAAACCTGATGATATTGTACAACCAGGGCATATTTTCCCACTTATGTCACAACCAGGTGGGGTTTTAATTCGAGCAGGACACACAGAAGCAGGGTGTGATTTAGCACGCCTTGCAGGACTTGAACCAGCCAGTGTGATTGTTGAAATCCTCAATGAAGATGGTTCAATGGCTCGACGTGATGATTTAGAAATTTTTGCCAAAAAACACGACATTAAATTAGGTACGATTGAAGATTTAATTTCTTATCGAGTTGAAAACGAAAAAACCATCGAACGTATTAATGAACGTGAATTTAAAACTGAATTTGCCATTTTTAGATTAATTTCATTTCTTGATAGTATTCACAATGAAACTCACTTAGCCTTGATTAAAGGAAAAATTAGCAGTAATACTGATACTTGCGTGCGTGTACACATGGAAGATGCTTTTAAGGATGTGTTACAAGAAAAGTCAAACAGTTTTAGCGTTATCGCTGCATTAAAGTACATTGCTAAATTAGATAGTGGTGTTTTATTGCTACTTAGAATGCAAACCGACCAAAGTATTTTAGAAAATATTGACAACGTTAATGGCAATATTCGTGATGATATCAAAACATATGGCGTTGGTGCACAAATCTTATCTGACCTTGGCATTAAAAGAATGAAAATTTTAGGCAGTCATAGAAAGCTTTATGGCTTAAAAGGCTTTGGTTTAGAAGTAACTGAATACATAGACACCAGCAAGTAA
- the ribH gene encoding 6,7-dimethyl-8-ribityllumazine synthase, producing the protein MKFKFNKNGNNNFLAKAKVAIIVGYFYQDIGDKLLSAAQETLAKYGINANNINVFYVPGAFEIPLLAKKLASQKLSNKNLYDGIVALGAIINGETPHFEFVCNECARGVSDVSYQYEIPTAFGILTTNNMEQTIGRAGGYKGNKGEKATMAMIEMLYLMQQVDTQTF; encoded by the coding sequence ATGAAATTTAAATTTAATAAAAACGGAAATAACAATTTTCTTGCAAAAGCAAAAGTTGCGATTATCGTGGGTTATTTTTACCAAGATATTGGTGACAAGCTATTATCAGCAGCACAAGAAACCTTAGCTAAATATGGCATTAATGCCAATAATATCAATGTGTTTTACGTCCCTGGTGCATTTGAAATTCCGTTATTGGCTAAAAAATTAGCAAGTCAAAAACTAAGTAACAAAAATTTATACGATGGTATTGTGGCTTTAGGTGCAATTATCAATGGTGAAACCCCGCATTTTGAGTTTGTTTGTAACGAATGTGCTCGTGGCGTGTCAGATGTTTCTTATCAATATGAAATCCCCACTGCTTTTGGTATACTTACTACAAATAACATGGAGCAAACCATCGGTAGAGCTGGTGGTTATAAGGGTAACAAAGGTGAAAAGGCAACCATGGCAATGATTGAAATGCTCTATTTAATGCAACAAGTAGACACTCAAACTTTTTAA
- the nusB gene encoding transcription antitermination factor NusB, producing MTFKTSKQRSRERVVQALYQYLVSGGEILQIEQQFLNQKQGKISKAFFSNLFINILKNKSLLDEIIAPTINRETEQLGAVEHAILYLGAFELKFSPGVPYKIVINESLELAKLYGAEGAHKLINVSLDKLAQTLQPRIDE from the coding sequence ATGACCTTTAAAACCTCAAAGCAACGCTCTCGAGAGCGCGTAGTACAAGCTCTATATCAATATCTAGTATCAGGTGGAGAAATATTGCAAATTGAACAACAATTTTTAAACCAAAAACAAGGCAAAATCTCAAAAGCTTTCTTTTCAAATTTATTCATCAATATTCTAAAAAATAAATCTTTACTAGATGAGATTATCGCACCTACCATTAACCGAGAAACTGAACAACTAGGCGCTGTTGAACACGCTATTTTATATCTAGGCGCTTTTGAGCTCAAATTTAGCCCAGGAGTGCCTTATAAAATCGTGATTAATGAATCACTTGAATTGGCAAAACTGTACGGTGCAGAGGGTGCGCATAAACTTATTAACGTTTCATTGGACAAACTGGCTCAAACACTACAACCTAGAATAGACGAATAG
- a CDS encoding HIT family protein, which produces MDINCLFCQLSEERIIGQCDLTITFLDSYPVSPGHTLIVPKRHVATYFDITEQEQNAIAKAIQKSKLILDEEFSPDGFNIGMNNGEVAGQSIMHLHVHMIPRYKNDVKNPKGGVRWVISNKADYWSNSDK; this is translated from the coding sequence ATGGATATAAATTGTTTATTTTGTCAATTGAGTGAAGAAAGAATTATTGGACAATGTGATTTAACCATTACGTTTTTAGACTCTTATCCTGTTTCTCCTGGACATACGTTGATTGTCCCTAAAAGACATGTTGCTACTTATTTTGATATTACCGAACAAGAGCAAAATGCAATTGCCAAAGCCATTCAAAAATCAAAATTGATTCTTGATGAGGAGTTTTCTCCAGATGGTTTTAACATTGGTATGAATAATGGTGAAGTAGCTGGGCAAAGTATTATGCATTTACATGTGCACATGATTCCTAGATATAAAAATGATGTTAAAAATCCTAAAGGTGGTGTGCGCTGGGTGATTTCAAATAAAGCTGATTATTGGAGTAATTCAGATAAATAA
- the ssb gene encoding single-stranded DNA-binding protein yields the protein MAGINKVILVGNLGQDVELKYTSNGKAVTTLSVATSESWTDKNTGQKVDKTEWHRVSLFGKLAEIASQYLHKGSKVYVEGNLRTRKWQDQTGTNRYTTEIVVGFNGTLQMLDRHDNVDIGGGAPQTQQSASSTPVPQQQTATAPVLDPIAPVDNSEFDDDIPF from the coding sequence ATGGCAGGAATCAACAAAGTAATTTTAGTAGGCAATTTAGGCCAAGATGTAGAATTGAAATACACCTCTAATGGTAAAGCAGTAACCACTTTATCTGTTGCAACCAGTGAAAGTTGGACAGACAAAAACACAGGGCAAAAGGTTGATAAAACTGAATGGCACCGTGTTAGTTTATTTGGCAAATTAGCTGAGATTGCTAGCCAATACCTACATAAGGGCTCTAAAGTTTACGTTGAAGGTAATTTAAGAACACGTAAATGGCAAGACCAAACTGGTACTAACCGCTACACAACTGAAATAGTTGTTGGTTTTAATGGTACATTACAAATGTTAGATCGTCACGACAATGTTGATATAGGTGGTGGTGCACCTCAAACTCAACAATCAGCATCTTCTACACCTGTACCACAACAACAAACCGCAACAGCGCCAGTCCTAGATCCTATCGCACCTGTTGATAATTCTGAGTTTGATGATGACATTCCTTTTTAA
- a CDS encoding MFS transporter, protein MNKQERAFAFKISLIMATRMLGLFMIFPIFSVYASEYTSTTPYLIGLSIGIYGLTQALLQIPFGYLSDKYGRKPMLIIGLIIFFIGSVVAAKSTDIIGIVIGRALQGAGAISAVLMAFLADFVSENQHSKANAFVGVQIGIAFMLALLLGPIISSNLSISGLFWVIALLSVIALIIVSTLPNAKPKEQYSLSIANIKKVINIDLLRLDFSVFALHLILTCAFIAIPIFLRENNIVEIKDSWQMYLPIIILSFIGMLPMIILISKYQKIKPIFLSAIALLIISQILFYQIQLTYTLFFILLTLFFIAFNTLEAILPSLIASSASSDKRGLAMGLYATSQFLGAFVGGIVGGWIYNISNLNNVFLLTTFIAIIWWIIILITKQKIPIKQVTEN, encoded by the coding sequence ATGAACAAACAAGAAAGAGCTTTCGCGTTTAAGATTTCTTTAATCATGGCCACACGTATGCTAGGTTTATTTATGATTTTTCCTATATTTTCAGTTTATGCCAGTGAATATACCAGTACCACGCCTTACTTAATAGGTTTATCTATTGGCATTTATGGCTTAACTCAAGCATTATTACAAATTCCCTTTGGCTATTTATCAGACAAGTATGGTCGAAAACCTATGCTCATTATTGGTCTTATTATCTTTTTTATTGGTAGTGTTGTGGCTGCTAAATCAACAGACATCATAGGCATTGTTATTGGCAGGGCTCTGCAGGGTGCAGGTGCTATTTCAGCGGTATTGATGGCGTTTTTAGCAGATTTTGTTAGTGAAAATCAACACTCTAAAGCCAATGCTTTTGTGGGTGTTCAAATAGGCATAGCCTTTATGTTAGCCTTACTACTAGGCCCTATCATCAGTTCTAATCTGAGCATATCTGGTTTATTTTGGGTGATTGCTTTGCTTTCTGTTATTGCGTTGATCATTGTTAGCACTCTACCCAATGCCAAACCTAAAGAGCAATATTCCTTGTCAATTGCAAACATCAAAAAAGTAATCAATATTGATTTACTACGGCTAGATTTTAGCGTTTTTGCACTACATTTAATTCTAACTTGTGCTTTTATCGCTATACCGATCTTTTTAAGAGAAAACAATATTGTTGAGATTAAAGACAGTTGGCAAATGTATTTACCTATTATTATTTTGTCCTTTATTGGCATGTTGCCAATGATTATTCTGATTTCCAAATATCAAAAAATTAAACCTATATTTTTAAGCGCCATTGCACTACTGATTATCAGTCAAATTTTGTTTTATCAAATACAGCTTACTTATACTTTATTTTTCATCCTTTTAACTTTATTCTTTATTGCTTTTAATACATTAGAAGCCATTCTACCTTCACTCATAGCCTCAAGTGCAAGTTCTGATAAACGCGGCTTAGCAATGGGTTTATACGCTACATCACAGTTTTTAGGTGCATTCGTTGGCGGGATTGTTGGTGGATGGATTTACAACATATCTAATCTAAATAATGTATTCTTACTTACCACATTTATTGCAATTATTTGGTGGATAATTATTCTAATAACAAAGCAAAAAATACCCATAAAACAGGTAACAGAAAATTAA
- a CDS encoding outer membrane protein assembly factor BamD — protein MKKLFIILPFLTLLLNGCFWQEEAKRESITKGWLPKKFFAQAKEEASSGSTDKAIEIFEQLQAAYPGSKYALQSKLEIAYALYKSKDYNQAIDRLNSYIKLYPEHFSTPYAYYLRGAVSQDKSRSFLDDYLTDSAQRDVNSVRDAFNYYLALIYKFPKTEYAEEAKIHLVILRNILSRHELFVAIYYTKRGANIAAINRTKFIIEKYPNTPSVPAALHLMAYNYDAISANILAKDARRVLKNSYPLYTPHYSL, from the coding sequence ATGAAAAAATTATTCATTATTCTACCTTTTTTAACATTATTACTTAATGGTTGTTTTTGGCAAGAAGAGGCCAAAAGAGAATCTATTACCAAAGGTTGGCTGCCAAAAAAATTCTTCGCTCAAGCTAAAGAAGAGGCCTCATCAGGCTCAACAGACAAAGCTATTGAGATTTTTGAACAACTGCAAGCAGCTTACCCTGGCTCAAAATATGCACTACAATCTAAATTAGAAATTGCTTATGCATTGTACAAGAGCAAAGATTACAATCAAGCAATTGATCGCTTAAATAGCTATATTAAGCTTTATCCAGAGCATTTTTCAACCCCATATGCTTATTATTTACGTGGCGCTGTTTCACAAGACAAGTCTCGCTCGTTTTTAGATGACTATCTTACTGATAGCGCCCAACGCGATGTTAATTCAGTGCGTGATGCCTTTAACTACTATCTAGCATTGATTTATAAATTCCCAAAAACTGAATATGCCGAAGAAGCCAAAATCCATTTAGTTATACTTAGAAACATTTTATCAAGACATGAGCTGTTTGTGGCTATTTATTACACCAAAAGAGGGGCTAATATTGCTGCCATCAACCGTACTAAGTTTATCATTGAAAAATATCCAAACACACCTTCAGTACCTGCAGCACTACATTTAATGGCCTATAATTATGACGCTATTAGCGCAAACATACTGGCAAAAGATGCGCGCCGCGTACTAAAGAATAGTTATCCTTTGTACACACCACACTACTCTTTATAG
- a CDS encoding RelA/SpoT family protein — translation MSKEQIEGVYQAYIVAATAHDGQYRQSGEAYVFHPISVAMILAELKLDYYCIVAAILHDCIEDTSVTYEQIKRDFSDEIAHIVEGVSKLTGLEFHSNTDKQAQNFRKLFLAMSDDMRVMIIKLADRLHNMRTLGFMRRDKQLRIAKETVEIHAPIARRLGLNSIRVELDNLCFAIIYPFRNKVLVSQIKKQCGNRKKIISHIQTEIKNRLDQEGIPNAKINGRRKQPCSIYKKMKIKHLKFSQVLDMYALRVIVADVAQCYQVLGIIHNLYKPLPGKFKDYVALPKSNGYQSLHTVLFGPNKIFIEVQIRSSDMHFISEYGIAAHWHYKSNSNHKLELADNWLGSLLDIQQNSGTSIDFLEKTKADLFPSEVFVFTPDGDIIQLPYKSTMLDFAYMVHTSIGNHTLKAKVDQVNTSISTELKSGQTIEIITDDKATPRSSWLQIAITVKARSSIKTYLKNESAAELIQLGEYLLTNALDYQNINTDGIDEIQWLACLKALNCDSKEDMYMKIGLSEILVSVALNKLQGTNAKHVIQKISIHKAQGKAISFASCCHPIPGDKVAGVLSTSKGMVVHRVICANLVRIKSKNAQWLNIDWQTDKDEEFKAMININVANNRGTLASIASIISKMNINIECLEIQEKDNSIKSLNMVISVTHITQLNEVFVQLKMLKFIRDVSRV, via the coding sequence ATGTCTAAAGAACAGATTGAGGGTGTTTATCAGGCTTATATTGTTGCAGCAACAGCGCACGATGGTCAATATAGACAATCGGGTGAGGCTTATGTGTTTCATCCCATATCAGTTGCTATGATTTTGGCAGAGTTAAAACTAGACTACTATTGTATTGTTGCGGCAATATTGCACGATTGTATCGAGGATACTTCGGTTACTTATGAGCAAATTAAGCGTGATTTTAGTGATGAAATTGCACATATCGTAGAGGGTGTATCTAAACTAACTGGGTTAGAATTTCACTCAAACACGGACAAGCAAGCACAAAATTTTAGAAAGTTGTTCTTAGCCATGAGTGATGACATGCGTGTTATGATAATTAAATTAGCAGATCGTTTGCACAATATGCGAACACTTGGCTTCATGCGTCGGGATAAGCAACTTAGAATTGCTAAAGAAACAGTAGAAATACATGCACCCATTGCGCGTCGTTTAGGTCTTAATAGTATTAGGGTTGAACTTGATAATTTGTGTTTTGCTATTATTTATCCATTTCGTAATAAGGTTCTGGTCAGTCAAATTAAAAAACAATGTGGCAATCGTAAGAAAATTATCAGCCACATCCAAACTGAAATAAAAAACCGATTAGATCAAGAAGGTATACCTAATGCTAAAATTAATGGTCGTAGAAAGCAACCTTGTAGTATTTATAAAAAAATGAAAATTAAACATTTAAAATTTTCTCAGGTATTAGACATGTATGCACTTAGGGTTATTGTAGCTGATGTTGCACAATGCTATCAAGTTCTAGGTATTATTCATAATTTATATAAGCCACTACCAGGTAAGTTTAAAGATTATGTGGCACTACCAAAATCAAACGGCTATCAGTCGTTGCATACAGTACTATTTGGCCCTAATAAAATTTTTATTGAGGTGCAAATTCGTTCATCTGATATGCATTTTATTTCAGAATATGGGATTGCTGCGCATTGGCACTATAAGAGTAACTCTAATCATAAATTAGAATTGGCTGATAACTGGTTAGGCTCATTGCTAGATATTCAGCAAAATTCGGGTACTTCTATTGATTTTTTGGAAAAAACTAAGGCAGACTTATTTCCTTCCGAGGTGTTTGTTTTTACCCCAGATGGGGACATTATTCAGCTACCTTATAAATCAACTATGCTTGATTTTGCCTATATGGTACATACTAGTATTGGCAATCACACCCTTAAAGCCAAGGTTGACCAAGTTAATACATCCATTTCTACCGAATTAAAATCAGGACAAACCATTGAAATTATCACTGATGATAAGGCAACTCCTAGGTCTTCTTGGTTGCAAATTGCTATTACTGTAAAGGCCAGATCCTCAATTAAAACGTATCTTAAAAACGAATCTGCTGCTGAACTAATCCAACTAGGAGAGTATTTATTAACCAATGCACTGGATTATCAAAATATAAACACAGATGGCATTGATGAGATTCAGTGGTTAGCATGTCTTAAAGCGTTAAATTGTGACTCTAAAGAAGACATGTATATGAAAATTGGACTCTCTGAGATTTTAGTATCAGTTGCACTAAACAAGTTGCAAGGTACTAATGCCAAGCATGTAATTCAAAAAATTAGCATTCATAAAGCACAAGGCAAAGCCATTAGTTTTGCCTCTTGTTGTCATCCTATTCCTGGCGATAAAGTGGCTGGCGTTTTAAGCACTTCTAAAGGCATGGTAGTGCATAGAGTAATTTGTGCTAACTTGGTTCGTATTAAGAGCAAAAATGCACAATGGCTTAACATTGATTGGCAAACGGATAAAGACGAGGAATTTAAAGCAATGATTAATATTAATGTTGCCAACAACAGAGGCACACTTGCCTCTATTGCCAGTATTATTTCAAAAATGAATATCAATATTGAGTGCTTAGAGATTCAAGAAAAAGACAATTCTATCAAATCACTCAATATGGTAATTAGTGTTACACATATCACTCAATTAAATGAGGTCTTCGTGCAGTTAAAGATGCTTAAATTTATTCGAGATGTAAGTAGAGTGTGA
- the iscX gene encoding Fe-S cluster assembly protein IscX, translating to MNWTDSLDIAIALDEIHPGINPSIVNFVNLKQMVIALDGFDGDENKSGEKILEAIQMNWIEERE from the coding sequence ATGAATTGGACAGACTCCCTAGATATTGCAATAGCTTTAGATGAGATTCATCCAGGGATTAATCCTAGTATTGTTAATTTTGTTAATCTTAAACAGATGGTAATTGCACTAGATGGTTTTGATGGTGATGAAAATAAATCAGGTGAAAAAATCCTTGAAGCTATCCAAATGAACTGGATAGAGGAAAGAGAATGA
- the tolB gene encoding Tol-Pal system beta propeller repeat protein TolB, translated as MKQLLVLILSLYTTLAWTVLEVTILKQDENAFPIVISDFSVIGDANQGKIIAHVIRNNFNRSGEFSASSVNYVINNKPNFDKWKAKKIEAIVLGKLEKISKKVFNVEIELLDVFSKKILYKDKFVVHNRGIRRIAHYLSDQIYHVLLGEKGSFDTRLAYISVTNKGKGEREYRLEISDSDAQNPQTILKSKKPILSPVWSPDQNKIAYVSFKNARSEVFIQYPFVRRKTQKLPYFDGIASAPSWHPNGKNLLLTLSKNGNKDIYSYQLSSKKLTRLTTDVGIDTEASYSSEGDKIVFTSNRSGQVQVYIKDLKTNKINRATFKGRYNAKAVFSPDDKSLAMVHRVGKDYRIALLDIATKNLTIMTNNQLDESPFFSPNGSMIIFATNKGSSSVLSVVSILGRQTFELASKAGEVREPNWSHYLK; from the coding sequence ATGAAGCAACTGCTTGTTCTTATTTTATCACTTTATACTACTCTTGCTTGGACAGTATTAGAAGTTACCATTCTCAAACAAGATGAAAACGCTTTTCCCATTGTTATTTCTGATTTTTCTGTTATAGGTGATGCAAATCAAGGCAAAATCATTGCACACGTTATACGTAATAACTTTAATCGATCAGGTGAATTTAGTGCCTCTAGTGTAAATTATGTGATTAATAATAAGCCCAATTTTGATAAATGGAAAGCAAAAAAAATTGAAGCCATTGTGCTTGGTAAGCTAGAAAAAATCAGTAAAAAAGTTTTTAATGTAGAAATTGAACTACTAGATGTTTTTTCTAAGAAAATACTTTATAAAGATAAATTTGTCGTACACAATAGAGGTATCAGAAGAATTGCACACTACTTGTCTGATCAAATTTATCATGTCTTATTAGGCGAAAAAGGCTCTTTTGATACGCGCTTAGCTTACATTTCCGTTACCAATAAAGGCAAAGGCGAACGTGAATATCGTTTAGAAATATCAGATTCTGATGCGCAAAATCCACAAACCATCCTAAAATCTAAGAAACCTATTTTATCACCCGTTTGGTCACCTGATCAAAATAAAATTGCTTATGTTTCTTTTAAAAACGCTCGCTCAGAAGTGTTCATCCAATATCCATTTGTACGTCGAAAAACACAAAAACTGCCTTATTTTGATGGTATTGCCTCAGCACCATCTTGGCATCCAAATGGAAAAAATCTTTTGCTTACTCTATCCAAAAACGGCAACAAAGATATTTATTCTTATCAATTATCCTCTAAAAAACTAACAAGGCTAACCACAGATGTGGGCATAGATACTGAGGCAAGCTATTCATCAGAAGGAGATAAAATCGTATTCACCTCCAACCGTTCTGGGCAGGTGCAAGTTTATATTAAAGATTTAAAAACTAATAAAATTAACAGAGCAACCTTTAAAGGCAGATATAATGCCAAAGCCGTTTTTTCACCTGATGATAAAAGCTTGGCTATGGTGCATAGGGTAGGTAAAGATTACCGTATTGCTTTATTAGATATTGCCACTAAGAATTTGACCATTATGACAAATAATCAATTAGACGAATCGCCGTTTTTTTCACCAAATGGTAGTATGATTATATTCGCTACCAATAAAGGTAGTTCTAGTGTACTTTCTGTGGTTTCAATATTGGGTCGTCAAACTTTTGAACTGGCTAGCAAAGCAGGTGAAGTTAGAGAGCCAAATTGGTCACATTATTTAAAATAG
- a CDS encoding OmpA family protein: MSKIIFLTTTIVLLSSCSSVDDLYKKVLFKPSVVVIEDRTENTQENVIEVDQSSFESQGFSRSSVDISSIVEPVVVADFRKTNVSFVLYFSYDDTEIDEDSTKQIVKHANFMRNNPELNLRLEGHTDERGTREYNLALGENRALSVKEILGLYDLSSRVKVISFGEEKPILQRHDEDVWQKNRRVEFIYQ, from the coding sequence ATGTCAAAAATAATATTTCTAACAACAACAATAGTGCTGTTGTCATCATGTTCATCAGTGGATGATTTGTATAAAAAAGTATTGTTCAAGCCAAGTGTTGTTGTCATTGAAGACAGGACGGAAAATACACAAGAAAATGTTATTGAGGTGGATCAATCTAGTTTTGAATCGCAAGGGTTTTCTAGAAGTAGTGTAGATATATCAAGTATTGTCGAGCCAGTTGTTGTAGCAGATTTTAGAAAAACAAACGTTAGTTTTGTTTTGTATTTTTCCTATGATGACACTGAGATTGATGAAGACTCAACCAAGCAAATCGTCAAACACGCAAACTTTATGCGTAACAATCCAGAACTAAATTTACGTCTAGAAGGGCACACAGATGAGCGTGGTACACGTGAATATAACTTAGCACTGGGTGAAAATCGGGCTTTAAGTGTTAAAGAAATATTAGGCTTGTATGATCTTTCTTCAAGAGTTAAAGTTATTAGTTTTGGTGAGGAAAAGCCCATACTGCAAAGACATGATGAGGATGTATGGCAGAAAAACAGACGTGTTGAGTTTATTTATCAATAA
- a CDS encoding tetratricopeptide repeat protein yields MYYFGLITFLSIFAWQPVSAGINTDKMVMNHNQKIKRLMRKNKSLLGKIELLEQQQKISTGKIKELFNLITYQKFSTTIGKTTLRVREYDQKAKRIYTQARSLLVTDQYDQAIKLFKQYLATYPNNNYTSDVQYWLAKSYLAKDNFYNARNAFVAFQKQNPLHYKFSNSLFELARVYIELNQQDKARSLLNTMLVKFPSHKIINRAKQLLSKIIISKPKINK; encoded by the coding sequence ATGTACTATTTTGGTTTGATTACTTTTTTAAGTATTTTTGCTTGGCAGCCTGTCAGTGCAGGCATTAATACCGATAAGATGGTAATGAATCACAATCAAAAAATAAAGCGCTTGATGCGTAAAAATAAATCTTTATTGGGAAAGATTGAGCTTTTAGAACAACAGCAAAAAATAAGCACTGGAAAAATCAAAGAGTTATTTAACTTAATCACTTATCAAAAATTCAGTACCACCATTGGAAAAACCACGCTTAGAGTCAGAGAGTATGATCAAAAAGCCAAGCGCATTTATACGCAAGCACGCAGTTTATTAGTGACGGATCAATACGATCAAGCTATTAAATTGTTTAAACAATATTTAGCTACTTATCCAAATAATAATTACACTTCAGATGTGCAGTATTGGTTAGCTAAGTCTTATTTAGCTAAAGATAATTTTTACAATGCTAGAAATGCTTTTGTTGCATTTCAAAAACAAAATCCATTACACTATAAGTTTTCAAACTCTTTGTTTGAGTTGGCTAGAGTATATATAGAACTTAACCAACAAGATAAAGCACGTAGTTTGTTAAACACAATGCTGGTTAAATTTCCATCGCATAAAATAATTAATAGAGCCAAACAACTGCTTAGTAAAATCATCATTTCTAAGCCAAAAATAAATAAATAA